From Zhongshania aliphaticivorans, one genomic window encodes:
- the pbpG gene encoding D-alanyl-D-alanine endopeptidase, giving the protein MIKIMLSLALALFISPAMATDKGGRNPANLQLASVSAVVIDADSGEVLYKKYANMVKPIASLTKVMTAMVVLDAKLPLNETIRFSNDDRKAINYYHSRIRVDSELPRGEVLRLALMSSENLAAAALGRNYPGGLPAFVARMNAKARALGMKNTHFVDSSGLSGKNVSTAEDLAKLVAAAAKYREIATYSTTSIYTANFSRPRYRLDYVNTNPLVRYQRWDVAMSKTGYLDEAGRCLVMKTNVDGKELLIVMLDSFGKTSPMGDAGRIKRWLASGNGGTVASAAKDYQKRKIASHLASRATASIR; this is encoded by the coding sequence ATGATAAAAATAATGCTCTCTTTGGCCTTGGCCTTATTCATCTCGCCGGCTATGGCGACGGATAAAGGTGGACGCAACCCCGCCAACTTACAACTAGCCTCGGTTAGCGCCGTGGTTATTGACGCCGATAGCGGCGAGGTACTGTATAAAAAATACGCGAATATGGTAAAGCCAATTGCCTCGCTAACCAAGGTAATGACGGCCATGGTAGTGTTAGACGCAAAGCTGCCACTGAATGAAACCATTCGCTTTAGCAATGATGACCGCAAGGCCATTAACTACTACCACTCCCGTATTCGGGTAGACTCCGAACTGCCCCGAGGTGAAGTACTGCGCCTTGCCCTTATGTCATCAGAGAATTTGGCGGCAGCGGCCTTAGGCCGCAATTACCCGGGTGGTCTACCGGCCTTTGTTGCCAGAATGAACGCAAAAGCCCGCGCCCTAGGCATGAAAAACACACATTTTGTCGATAGCAGCGGCTTGTCTGGCAAAAACGTATCTACCGCCGAAGATTTGGCTAAGCTCGTTGCGGCGGCGGCTAAGTACCGAGAAATTGCCACGTACTCCACCACCTCAATCTATACCGCTAACTTTAGTCGCCCGCGCTATCGCTTGGATTATGTGAACACCAATCCGCTAGTACGCTACCAGCGCTGGGACGTGGCCATGAGTAAAACCGGCTACCTAGACGAAGCCGGTCGCTGCTTGGTAATGAAAACCAATGTCGACGGCAAAGAATTGCTCATCGTCATGTTAGACTCGTTTGGCAAAACCAGTCCCATGGGCGACGCTGGCCGCATTAAACGCTGGTTGGCTTCTGGCAACGGTGGCACGGTAGCCAGCGCAGCAAAAGATTATCAAAAGCGTAAAATAGCGAGCCATCTGGCGAGCCGTGCGACGGCCAGTATTCGTTAA
- a CDS encoding integron integrase, with amino-acid sequence MPFLLCWPRYLTAAERKIYCIYIQQMTRIVDMSASPFLRSVQEYMLVRRYSLRTIKSYLYWIKYFILFNQKQHPSSMGTQEVEAFLNHLVVQRNVSASTQAIALNSIAFLYNKYLGQPLGTLSGLRHSKRQAKLPVVLTQNEVALLLSQLAGTHKLMVAMLYGSGLRRIELLRLRTKDIDFNHLQVQVWHGKGNKHRLVTLAPELLAALQAQINEVERLLIGDLTNTVYAGVWMPDAMARKYPKAATSLNWQYLFPASKLSHDPHCGALRRHHFDESALNKVIRRAAIRARIRKNVTSHTLRHSFATHLLQSGADIRTVQQQLGHSDVTTTEIYTHVLNHGAYGVRSPLSSISRQTPQSHATL; translated from the coding sequence ATGCCTTTCCTATTATGCTGGCCAAGGTACTTGACGGCAGCGGAAAGAAAAATATACTGCATATACATACAGCAAATGACAAGGATTGTCGACATGAGCGCTTCACCATTCCTTCGGTCTGTGCAGGAGTACATGCTTGTACGCCGATATAGCCTACGCACAATAAAGTCCTATTTATATTGGATCAAGTATTTCATTTTATTTAATCAAAAGCAGCACCCATCTTCCATGGGCACGCAAGAAGTAGAGGCATTTCTGAATCACCTTGTTGTTCAACGTAACGTTTCTGCCTCAACTCAGGCCATAGCATTGAATTCTATTGCGTTTTTATATAACAAATACTTAGGTCAACCATTGGGAACGTTAAGCGGGCTTAGGCATTCAAAGCGGCAAGCCAAGTTACCCGTGGTGTTAACGCAGAACGAAGTGGCTCTTCTATTATCGCAACTTGCAGGCACGCATAAACTGATGGTTGCCATGTTGTATGGCTCGGGCTTGCGTCGCATTGAGTTGTTGCGATTAAGAACAAAAGATATAGATTTTAATCATTTGCAGGTACAAGTGTGGCACGGCAAAGGTAATAAACACCGCTTGGTTACCTTGGCGCCGGAGCTTTTGGCCGCTTTACAGGCGCAAATTAATGAAGTTGAACGTTTACTTATTGGCGATTTGACGAATACGGTTTATGCAGGCGTGTGGATGCCAGATGCGATGGCGAGAAAATACCCCAAGGCGGCAACGTCATTGAATTGGCAGTATCTGTTTCCTGCAAGCAAATTAAGCCACGACCCTCATTGTGGCGCACTTCGCCGTCATCATTTTGACGAGTCAGCTTTAAATAAGGTAATCCGACGCGCAGCTATCCGTGCCCGTATTCGCAAAAATGTCACTAGCCATACTCTGCGCCATTCCTTTGCAACGCATTTATTGCAGTCCGGCGCAGATATTCGCACTGTACAGCAGCAGCTTGGGCATAGTGACGTAACAACCACCGAGATTTATACCCATGTTTTAAACCATGGTGCCTACGGCGTGCGCAGTCCGTTAAGCAGTATTTCGCGCCAAACACCACAAAGCCATGCAACGCTATAA
- a CDS encoding DUF4145 domain-containing protein: MNYVAPEITLDAFHCPFCGTYAHMDWSWLVNQNKGQRIDYLEADCSRCRKSSLWLSKEIRNDQGYLKPIAGEMIFPDFGTAPLPDSDMPEDVVADYQEAASIFSKSPRGAAALLRLGLQKLCRHLGEEGKNINEDIRSLATKNTLPPLVVKVADTVRITGNNAVHPGEMSDEDFDHIASKMFELLNFVVKKGISEPKELEALYTMTPEGPRKSAETRDAKSKPDNA, from the coding sequence ATGAACTATGTAGCTCCTGAAATTACATTAGATGCGTTTCACTGTCCTTTTTGTGGAACGTACGCGCATATGGATTGGTCTTGGCTTGTCAATCAAAATAAAGGCCAACGCATAGATTACTTAGAGGCTGATTGTTCTAGGTGCAGAAAATCTAGCCTTTGGTTATCGAAGGAGATAAGGAATGATCAGGGTTACTTAAAGCCAATAGCAGGCGAAATGATCTTTCCCGACTTTGGTACGGCCCCGCTTCCGGATAGTGATATGCCAGAAGATGTAGTGGCAGACTACCAAGAAGCAGCCAGTATATTTTCTAAGTCCCCAAGAGGTGCAGCTGCGTTATTGAGACTTGGATTGCAAAAACTATGTAGGCATCTTGGGGAAGAAGGAAAGAACATTAATGAAGATATTAGATCTCTCGCGACAAAAAATACGTTGCCGCCATTGGTGGTTAAAGTGGCAGATACTGTCCGAATAACTGGGAATAATGCTGTCCACCCTGGAGAAATGTCTGATGAAGACTTCGATCATATTGCTTCAAAGATGTTTGAGCTTTTGAATTTTGTTGTCAAAAAAGGAATATCTGAGCCTAAAGAGTTGGAGGCACTTTATACAATGACACCGGAAGGTCCTAGAAAAAGCGCGGAAACCCGTGATGCCAAATCTAAGCCAGATAATGCTTAA
- the rimI gene encoding ribosomal protein S18-alanine N-acetyltransferase, which translates to MTRIAMLAMHHLERCLLLEARSDPHPWGKMNWLRSLRDDHCLGLWEGEELLGISCYTLVLDDVSLLNIVVDTDSRGRGVGRQLLSEGLEWMQQFGGARCLLEVRESNTVARSLYTKLGFAEDGIRKNYYPLGDGYEHAVLMSADLPLGE; encoded by the coding sequence ATGACCCGTATCGCCATGTTGGCTATGCATCACCTTGAACGATGTCTTTTGCTCGAAGCCCGATCTGACCCTCATCCCTGGGGCAAAATGAACTGGTTGCGCAGCTTGCGCGACGATCATTGCCTCGGTCTCTGGGAAGGCGAGGAATTGCTGGGCATCAGCTGCTATACCCTCGTGCTCGACGACGTGAGCTTATTGAATATCGTGGTCGATACCGACAGCCGTGGCCGAGGCGTGGGGCGACAGTTGCTGAGCGAAGGGCTGGAGTGGATGCAGCAATTTGGTGGCGCGCGCTGTTTACTTGAGGTTAGGGAATCTAATACAGTAGCGCGTTCTTTATATACCAAGCTCGGTTTCGCTGAAGACGGCATTAGAAAAAACTATTACCCCCTTGGTGACGGCTATGAACACGCTGTTTTAATGTCGGCAGATTTACCCTTGGGCGAGTAA
- a CDS encoding 2-isopropylmalate synthase: protein MAKDRLIIFDTTLRDGEQSPGASMTRDEKVRIAKMLEKMGVDVIEAGFAIASVGDFESVRAVAETVQNSIVCSLARTGAEDIDRAAEALKPAAAGRIHTFIATSPIHMEYKLRMAPDNVLERAVAAVKHARNLIGDVEFSCEDASRSEYDFMCRIIEQVINAGARTINLPDTVGYGEPGEYGAMVARIMNGVPNADKAIFSVHCHNDLGLAVANSLSAVMHGARQVECTINGLGERAGNASLEELVMAIRTRSDIFPVEVGVDATQIVPTSRLVSSITGFPVQPNKAIVGANAFAHESGIHQDGVLKYRETYEIMRAEDVGWNANKLVLGKHSGRAAFKARLADLGITLDNQAALNLAFTRFKELADKKHEIFDEDLQALMNDVQPDDLELRYSYVALEAVSRSGFKPRADIQLLIDGQAQQAAAEGDGPVDAAFKAVELLVNSGANLLLYSVNAITEGTDSQGEVQVRLEKNGSIVNGNGADTDIIVASVKAYLDALNLLDAGVLKAHPQHEGV, encoded by the coding sequence ATGGCCAAAGACCGCCTGATTATATTTGACACTACCTTACGCGATGGCGAGCAGAGTCCCGGTGCGTCGATGACCCGCGACGAAAAAGTGCGAATTGCCAAAATGCTGGAAAAAATGGGCGTTGATGTCATTGAGGCGGGCTTTGCTATTGCCAGTGTCGGTGATTTTGAATCCGTGCGGGCGGTCGCCGAGACAGTGCAAAACAGCATAGTGTGCAGCTTGGCACGTACCGGCGCCGAAGATATCGACCGCGCCGCTGAAGCACTTAAGCCCGCCGCGGCTGGCCGTATACACACGTTTATTGCCACGTCGCCAATCCACATGGAATACAAACTGCGCATGGCGCCAGACAATGTGCTGGAGCGCGCCGTCGCTGCGGTTAAGCATGCCCGTAATTTAATTGGCGATGTTGAATTCTCTTGCGAAGACGCCTCGCGTTCCGAGTACGACTTTATGTGCCGGATCATTGAACAAGTGATTAATGCCGGTGCCCGCACAATTAACCTGCCCGACACCGTAGGCTATGGCGAACCCGGTGAATACGGCGCCATGGTCGCAAGAATCATGAACGGCGTGCCCAATGCCGATAAGGCGATTTTCTCGGTGCACTGCCACAATGACCTTGGCCTCGCGGTAGCGAACTCCCTGTCGGCAGTAATGCATGGCGCTCGCCAAGTTGAGTGCACTATTAATGGTTTGGGCGAGCGGGCGGGTAATGCCTCGCTTGAAGAATTGGTTATGGCGATTCGCACCCGCAGCGACATATTTCCGGTAGAAGTCGGTGTTGATGCCACGCAAATTGTGCCGACCTCGCGTTTGGTGTCGTCGATCACTGGCTTTCCGGTGCAGCCGAATAAGGCAATTGTTGGCGCCAACGCCTTCGCGCATGAATCTGGCATCCATCAAGACGGCGTGCTTAAGTATCGAGAAACCTACGAGATTATGCGCGCCGAAGACGTAGGCTGGAACGCCAATAAACTGGTGCTGGGCAAGCACTCAGGTCGCGCCGCATTTAAAGCGCGCCTCGCAGATTTGGGCATCACGCTAGATAATCAGGCCGCCTTGAATCTGGCGTTCACTCGTTTTAAAGAGCTGGCCGACAAAAAGCACGAAATATTCGACGAAGACCTACAGGCTCTGATGAACGATGTTCAGCCAGATGATCTTGAGCTGCGCTACAGCTATGTGGCGCTAGAAGCGGTGTCGCGCAGTGGCTTTAAGCCACGCGCCGATATTCAGCTGCTCATCGACGGCCAAGCCCAACAAGCGGCAGCGGAAGGCGATGGTCCTGTCGACGCCGCGTTTAAGGCGGTGGAGCTGCTGGTTAATAGTGGTGCCAATTTACTGCTGTACTCGGTGAATGCGATCACTGAAGGCACAGATTCCCAAGGGGAAGTGCAGGTGCGGCTCGAGAAAAATGGCAGCATTGTAAATGGCAATGGTGCCGACACCGATATTATCGTTGCCTCAGTTAAAGCCTACCTCGATGCCCTTAATTTGTTAGACGCCGGGGTGCTTAAAGCCCACCCCCAGCACGAGGGCGTATAA